In Thermococcus camini, a genomic segment contains:
- a CDS encoding MnhB domain-containing protein, whose translation MTTLIIKTTTRYLTALILTFGAYIILHGHLTPGGGFQGGAVFASGLALLLVACEKDVIAKRFRKVPLSAFESVGALGFLGMATLGFMGYTFFRNVIANSGFPLFGDPTPIGINPGYLNTGGTLPYMNIFVGTKVLAGLTSIILVFYLLLGVRKDE comes from the coding sequence ATGACGACACTCATCATCAAGACGACCACCAGGTACCTGACGGCGCTCATACTGACGTTTGGAGCATACATCATCCTCCACGGACACCTAACTCCGGGGGGAGGCTTCCAGGGAGGGGCCGTCTTCGCCAGTGGGCTTGCGCTCCTTTTAGTAGCGTGCGAAAAGGACGTCATAGCGAAGAGGTTCAGAAAGGTTCCGCTCAGCGCCTTTGAGAGCGTAGGCGCTCTTGGCTTTCTGGGAATGGCGACACTCGGCTTCATGGGATACACCTTCTTCAGGAACGTCATAGCCAACAGCGGGTTCCCACTCTTCGGAGACCCGACCCCGATAGGGATAAACCCAGGCTACCTGAACACGGGCGGAACGCTGCCGTACATGAACATATTCGTCGGAACGAAGGTTCTGGCCGGATTAACGAGCATAATCCTGGTGTTCTACCTCCTCCTGGGGGTGAGGAAGGATGAATAA
- a CDS encoding sodium:proton antiporter: MNNVILVNLPFIVVALLLAVGFYTVGFKRNLIKVVIGIEILEGAVNLFLIALGYVKGAYAPIYTMAPKEAVNNMVLPTPQALTLTSIVIGVAVSALMLAFAVNIYRHYGTLDVTKVRRLKG, from the coding sequence ATGAATAACGTGATTTTGGTCAACCTCCCGTTCATAGTCGTGGCGCTCCTGCTGGCGGTGGGGTTCTACACGGTAGGCTTCAAGCGGAACCTCATCAAGGTCGTCATAGGCATTGAAATCCTTGAGGGAGCGGTCAACCTGTTTCTGATAGCCCTCGGCTACGTCAAAGGCGCCTACGCCCCGATATACACCATGGCACCGAAGGAAGCCGTTAACAACATGGTTCTGCCAACGCCTCAAGCATTAACCCTGACGAGCATCGTCATAGGCGTCGCAGTATCGGCCCTCATGCTCGCCTTCGCCGTCAACATCTACCGCCACTACGGAACCCTTGACGTTACAAAGGTCAGGAGGCTGAAAGGATGA
- a CDS encoding proton-conducting transporter transmembrane domain-containing protein, translated as MIEHLPALMIAVPLFGAFVAPLFKKKGNAAAVWAIIITAVTLGMGLLLVKEVLARGMMVYVFGADNPTLVLPSGYRVPVRIIFEVDAIGAFMALSATLMSFIGALYSYSHVKNETGLEKYYALLLLLEVGILGMVLTGDLFNLFVFLEIAGIAGSALVGFRNYRGEASEAGIKYLIVSAVASLMVLFSIGLLYGQYGNLNMAYLSTQISFNTVDMIALGILFASFAMKCGSVPTHHWVPDAYTEVPSGINPTLLVATYASLYALFRVSFSLFGKVTVNMSSLGWIMSSLGVLTMFIGVTMALVQKDVKRLMSYHAISQTGYMLLGVGVGLAVLNDPAKLAAFGRDAMAGGIFHIINHIIYKSLLLMTAGALFYVTGTRNLNEMGGLARKMPYTTIAFIVGAAAISGIPPFNGFASKFLIYETSYQLSPIFAVFAMVTSVLTLASFVKVFASAFLGPPVKKYEEVREVPRSMVVAMLILAALCILFGLFPNVVLDKLVYPAVDALLKLSSYQTWGGLP; from the coding sequence ATGATCGAGCATTTACCGGCGCTCATGATAGCCGTGCCCCTTTTCGGGGCGTTCGTCGCACCGCTGTTCAAAAAGAAGGGCAACGCCGCCGCAGTGTGGGCCATCATAATCACCGCGGTTACGCTGGGCATGGGGCTGCTGCTCGTCAAGGAAGTGCTCGCGAGAGGTATGATGGTGTACGTCTTCGGGGCGGACAACCCGACCCTCGTTCTGCCTTCCGGCTACAGGGTTCCGGTGAGGATAATCTTCGAGGTCGACGCGATAGGGGCTTTCATGGCGCTCTCAGCGACGCTCATGAGCTTCATCGGCGCGCTCTACTCATACAGCCACGTGAAGAACGAGACCGGCCTTGAGAAGTACTACGCACTGCTTCTCCTCCTCGAGGTCGGTATCCTGGGCATGGTCCTGACGGGAGACCTGTTCAACCTGTTCGTGTTCCTTGAGATAGCCGGAATAGCAGGTTCGGCGCTGGTAGGCTTCAGAAACTACAGGGGAGAGGCGAGCGAGGCAGGGATCAAGTACCTCATAGTCAGCGCGGTCGCTTCGCTGATGGTGCTGTTCTCGATAGGCCTGCTCTACGGCCAGTACGGAAACCTCAACATGGCCTACCTGAGCACTCAGATAAGCTTCAACACCGTCGACATGATAGCCCTCGGAATACTCTTCGCGTCCTTCGCGATGAAGTGCGGTTCCGTGCCGACCCACCACTGGGTCCCCGATGCCTACACCGAGGTCCCCTCGGGAATCAACCCCACGCTGCTGGTGGCGACCTACGCGAGCCTCTACGCCCTCTTCAGGGTGAGCTTCAGCCTCTTCGGTAAGGTAACCGTGAACATGAGCAGCCTCGGGTGGATAATGAGCAGCCTCGGAGTCCTCACGATGTTCATAGGCGTCACCATGGCGCTCGTCCAGAAGGACGTCAAGAGGCTCATGAGCTACCACGCGATTTCGCAGACCGGCTACATGCTCCTCGGCGTTGGCGTTGGCCTGGCCGTTCTCAACGACCCGGCAAAACTCGCCGCCTTCGGAAGGGACGCGATGGCAGGTGGAATATTCCACATAATCAACCACATCATCTACAAGAGCCTCCTCCTCATGACCGCTGGGGCGCTCTTCTACGTCACCGGGACGAGGAACCTCAACGAGATGGGCGGCCTGGCCAGGAAGATGCCCTACACAACAATAGCGTTCATAGTCGGTGCCGCGGCAATATCGGGGATACCGCCCTTCAACGGCTTTGCCAGTAAGTTCCTCATCTACGAGACGTCCTACCAGCTCAGCCCGATATTCGCGGTGTTCGCGATGGTCACGAGCGTTCTGACCTTAGCGTCCTTTGTCAAGGTCTTTGCCTCGGCCTTCCTTGGGCCGCCGGTCAAGAAGTACGAAGAGGTAAGGGAGGTTCCGAGGAGCATGGTAGTGGCGATGCTAATCCTGGCGGCGCTGTGTATCCTCTTCGGTCTGTTTCCGAACGTTGTGCTGGACAAGCTGGTGTACCCGGCAGTTGACGCGCTGCTGAAGCTGAGCAGTTACCAGACGTGGGGTGGTCTGCCATGA
- a CDS encoding hydrogenase, whose amino-acid sequence MTWIESLTLNSPSGFWNPIVWLAFLVVFAVIGYLIYSRGNRSYKSNTDQVKPFLSGNEVEDVEEIRVRAGDIYWGFIEALKGYYSVLMRMHSGDLRDYILWYLGLGAVILFVLVGGV is encoded by the coding sequence ATGACCTGGATTGAGAGCCTTACGCTGAACTCGCCGTCGGGCTTCTGGAACCCGATAGTCTGGCTGGCGTTCCTGGTTGTCTTCGCGGTCATCGGTTACCTCATTTATTCGCGCGGAAACAGGAGCTACAAGTCCAACACTGACCAGGTGAAGCCCTTCCTGAGCGGCAACGAGGTTGAGGACGTGGAAGAAATCCGCGTAAGGGCGGGGGACATATACTGGGGCTTCATCGAGGCGCTCAAGGGCTACTACAGCGTCCTCATGAGGATGCACAGCGGAGACCTCAGGGACTACATACTCTGGTACCTCGGACTCGGTGCCGTAATCTTGTTCGTCCTCGTGGGGGGTGTGTGA
- a CDS encoding NADH-quinone oxidoreductase subunit B family protein → MGKLTNFKRSLWVFHASGGSCNACDIEIIAALTPRYDAERFGIKLVGSPRHADVLLVTGAIPRDFADKLRRIYEQMPDPKAVVVIGNCGTTGGVFYDSYNIAGPIDEIIPVDVYVPGCPPRPEAIIDGVVKAWLKIEKLEKELEGKKE, encoded by the coding sequence ATGGGGAAGCTGACCAACTTTAAACGCTCCCTCTGGGTTTTCCATGCCTCCGGAGGGAGCTGTAACGCCTGCGATATCGAGATTATAGCCGCGTTAACACCGCGCTACGACGCCGAGCGCTTTGGAATCAAACTCGTCGGAAGTCCAAGGCACGCTGATGTCCTCCTCGTAACCGGGGCCATTCCAAGGGACTTCGCCGACAAGCTGAGGCGCATATACGAGCAGATGCCCGACCCAAAAGCCGTCGTGGTCATCGGGAACTGCGGAACCACCGGCGGAGTGTTCTACGACTCCTACAACATAGCCGGCCCGATAGACGAGATAATCCCTGTGGACGTCTACGTTCCGGGATGTCCGCCGAGGCCGGAGGCAATAATAGACGGCGTTGTGAAGGCTTGGCTAAAGATAGAGAAACTGGAAAAGGAGCTGGAGGGGAAGAAAGAATGA
- a CDS encoding NADH-quinone oxidoreductase subunit C, whose translation MREPMSAEDVLERLQEALGEAILSHEIREYTMGVRRKRTYRELWIEIDPEAFRKAVEVMFELDYPHLHFITGEDDGGDSLRMVYSFGLFWAIPWGELSVTIRFNLPKDNLVLPTITDLMPGAETNEREIREMLGVEFEGLKNKRHLFLPDDWPEGKYPWRKDEHGVEDMVKHTHRSVNEIRKMRGEE comes from the coding sequence ATGAGGGAACCAATGAGCGCGGAAGATGTCCTCGAGAGGCTCCAGGAGGCGCTCGGGGAGGCCATACTCTCCCACGAGATCAGGGAGTACACCATGGGCGTCAGGAGGAAGAGAACGTACAGGGAGCTGTGGATAGAGATAGACCCGGAGGCCTTCAGAAAGGCCGTCGAAGTCATGTTCGAGCTTGACTACCCGCACCTGCACTTCATAACAGGAGAGGACGACGGGGGCGACTCTCTGAGGATGGTCTACTCCTTCGGCCTGTTCTGGGCCATTCCCTGGGGAGAGCTCAGCGTCACCATACGCTTCAACCTTCCAAAGGATAACCTAGTCCTGCCGACGATAACCGACCTGATGCCCGGGGCGGAGACAAACGAGAGGGAAATCAGGGAGATGCTGGGCGTTGAGTTCGAGGGACTGAAGAACAAGAGGCACCTCTTCCTGCCGGACGACTGGCCCGAGGGCAAGTACCCCTGGAGGAAGGACGAGCACGGCGTCGAGGACATGGTGAAGCACACCCACAGGAGCGTGAACGAAATAAGGAAGATGAGGGGTGAGGAGTGA
- a CDS encoding hydrogenase large subunit, with product MAKTQYYVPVGPIHPALKEPIRVEAKVEGEKIVEVDVKRGFAHRGIEYMGMKRNAIQTLYLSERICGICSISHPYAFVIGSEKALGIEAPPRAQYIRTIIGELERIHSHILWLGVVAHEMGFDSLLFWTWKGREKVLDILELLTGNRINYSVFMIGGVRRDIKESHVKALKDMISYYRIFNEEMKEVFLSDPVYKARTRGVAQLSKKMALELNAVGPVARAAGVRMDVRQDIPYDAYADIGVRAVVPQDIVGEARGDAYDITMVRLYEIDQSLDIIEYCLEEMPEGKIMAIPNYVALLAKIRRTQGEAIGAHEAPRGEVIHYFKYGNKRDGPVVWKVIAPSYNNINTWKPLLLGAEVADIPIVVAYIDPCMCCNDRVAVVRDEDGRIIDPATLHRKAVEKTRKLREELGVRE from the coding sequence ATGGCGAAAACCCAGTACTACGTCCCCGTCGGGCCCATTCATCCCGCACTGAAAGAGCCTATAAGGGTTGAGGCTAAGGTCGAGGGAGAAAAAATAGTCGAGGTGGACGTCAAGAGGGGCTTCGCCCACAGGGGAATAGAGTACATGGGCATGAAGAGGAACGCGATACAGACGCTCTACCTCTCGGAGAGGATATGCGGAATCTGCTCGATATCGCACCCCTATGCCTTCGTCATAGGAAGCGAGAAGGCCCTGGGAATAGAGGCTCCACCAAGGGCCCAGTACATAAGGACGATAATAGGCGAACTGGAGAGGATCCACAGCCACATACTCTGGCTCGGTGTGGTTGCCCACGAAATGGGCTTCGACTCCCTCCTGTTCTGGACATGGAAGGGCAGGGAAAAGGTTCTCGATATACTTGAGCTCCTCACAGGAAACAGGATAAACTACTCCGTGTTCATGATAGGCGGCGTCAGGAGGGATATCAAGGAGAGCCACGTAAAGGCCCTCAAGGACATGATAAGCTACTACAGGATATTCAACGAGGAAATGAAGGAGGTTTTCCTCTCAGACCCGGTTTACAAGGCGAGAACGAGAGGAGTTGCCCAGCTCTCCAAGAAGATGGCGCTTGAGCTGAACGCAGTCGGACCGGTGGCAAGGGCCGCTGGAGTAAGGATGGACGTCAGGCAGGACATACCATACGACGCATACGCCGACATCGGGGTCAGGGCGGTGGTTCCCCAGGACATAGTCGGCGAGGCCAGGGGAGATGCGTACGACATAACCATGGTGAGGCTCTACGAGATAGACCAGAGCCTCGACATCATCGAGTACTGCCTGGAGGAGATGCCAGAGGGCAAGATAATGGCCATTCCGAACTACGTGGCGCTTCTTGCAAAGATAAGGAGAACCCAAGGCGAGGCCATCGGAGCCCACGAGGCACCTCGCGGTGAGGTCATCCACTACTTCAAATACGGCAACAAGCGCGACGGACCGGTCGTCTGGAAGGTAATAGCTCCAAGCTACAACAACATCAACACGTGGAAACCCCTTCTCCTCGGCGCCGAGGTGGCGGACATACCTATAGTTGTCGCCTACATCGACCCGTGCATGTGCTGCAACGACAGGGTTGCCGTTGTCAGGGACGAGGACGGCAGGATAATCGACCCAGCAACTCTCCATAGGAAGGCGGTTGAGAAAACAAGGAAGCTCAGGGAAGAGCTGGGGGTGAGAGAATGA
- a CDS encoding respiratory chain complex I subunit 1 family protein yields the protein MTPETLLYAFTFPVLGVFLGLVYKGIDRRFSARLTSRIGPPIRQPFWDVGKLLLKETVVPENAVAWIFNAMPIVSFAASMTLLLYIPFGVLKAPLEGYGDLIVILYLLTLQSLAMAIGGFASGSPFSSVGAQREMVLMMSYEMPLATVIVGFAVLYRSFSLTTIASTPVWGVAGPLAAMGVLLLLVALLAVTPAELAKLPFDIAEAETEICEGMLAEYSGRNLALFYLSDAVRGFAMAALEVVLFFPFTLTSMLNLSLTGTAYYAVEALWFLFKVLAIYLLAITLVRTSFARFRIEQASRVFWVYVNIIALVGLALVWLGV from the coding sequence ATGACCCCTGAAACGTTGCTGTATGCCTTCACCTTCCCCGTGCTGGGGGTCTTCCTCGGGCTGGTCTACAAGGGTATAGACAGGCGCTTCTCGGCGAGGCTGACCTCCAGGATAGGCCCACCCATAAGACAGCCTTTCTGGGACGTAGGGAAACTCCTCCTGAAGGAGACCGTCGTTCCCGAGAACGCGGTGGCATGGATATTCAACGCCATGCCGATAGTTTCCTTCGCGGCCTCGATGACCCTGCTCCTCTACATACCCTTCGGAGTGCTCAAGGCCCCGCTGGAGGGCTACGGAGACTTAATCGTCATACTCTACCTGCTAACCCTACAGTCGCTGGCAATGGCCATAGGCGGCTTCGCCTCAGGAAGTCCGTTCTCATCGGTGGGTGCGCAGAGGGAAATGGTGCTCATGATGAGCTACGAGATGCCGCTGGCGACGGTCATAGTCGGCTTCGCCGTGCTCTACCGGAGCTTCTCGCTGACGACCATAGCGAGCACACCGGTGTGGGGCGTCGCGGGCCCGCTCGCCGCCATGGGAGTGCTGCTGCTCCTCGTGGCGCTCCTTGCGGTTACACCCGCAGAGCTGGCGAAACTGCCCTTCGACATTGCAGAGGCCGAGACGGAGATATGTGAGGGTATGCTCGCCGAGTACAGCGGGAGGAACCTGGCACTGTTCTACCTCTCCGATGCCGTCAGGGGCTTCGCCATGGCGGCGCTGGAGGTGGTGCTGTTCTTCCCGTTCACGCTGACGAGCATGCTGAACCTAAGCCTCACTGGAACAGCATACTACGCCGTCGAGGCGTTGTGGTTCCTCTTCAAGGTGCTGGCGATATACCTGCTGGCGATAACGCTGGTCAGGACGTCCTTCGCCAGGTTCAGGATAGAGCAGGCATCCAGGGTGTTCTGGGTCTACGTCAACATCATAGCGCTCGTCGGACTCGCGCTGGTATGGCTGGGGGTGTGA
- a CDS encoding 4Fe-4S dicluster domain-containing protein: protein MVNKMMFVLLKQLVKRPATNPFPVKHAPANVTALIEKVQKGEVQINPPVPVPEGFRGKLVYDPERCIGCRLCIMVCPADAMEWVPELKKIRHYVSRCMFCALCVDVCPGKKFPGEEKAVKALRMSEEFLLADYDKYSNNLIEEPPEAKELFKKEVKEAVESEG from the coding sequence ATGGTGAACAAGATGATGTTCGTCCTCCTCAAGCAGCTCGTCAAGAGACCAGCCACAAACCCGTTCCCGGTCAAGCATGCTCCCGCTAACGTCACTGCCCTAATAGAGAAGGTGCAGAAGGGCGAAGTCCAGATAAACCCGCCCGTTCCGGTTCCCGAAGGGTTCAGGGGTAAGCTGGTCTATGACCCTGAGAGATGCATAGGCTGCAGGCTGTGCATAATGGTCTGCCCGGCGGATGCCATGGAGTGGGTACCGGAGCTCAAGAAGATAAGGCACTACGTCTCGCGCTGCATGTTCTGCGCCCTCTGCGTCGATGTCTGTCCGGGCAAGAAGTTCCCCGGCGAGGAGAAGGCCGTCAAGGCGCTCAGGATGAGCGAGGAGTTCCTGCTGGCGGATTACGACAAGTACAGCAACAACCTGATAGAGGAGCCGCCGGAGGCAAAGGAACTATTTAAAAAAGAGGTGAAGGAGGCAGTGGAGTCAGAAGGCTAG